The following are encoded together in the Lactuca sativa cultivar Salinas chromosome 1, Lsat_Salinas_v11, whole genome shotgun sequence genome:
- the LOC111916566 gene encoding RING-H2 finger protein ATL70, translating to MNNTAAPVADSGGFLGSQNVGGFGYGIGISFGILLLIITITLASYYCTRSTQPSSPPPQFSSRRRRSGNGAISGQPDSDHYVVNVGLDEATLLSYPIVAYSDVKIKRKDSGSSCCSICLADYKGKDLLRQLPDCGHLFHVKCVDPWLRLNPTCPNCRTTSPIPTPLSTPLAEVVPLTGRRS from the coding sequence ATGAACAACACGGCGGCGCCGGTGGCTGACTCCGGTGGCTTTCTTGGGTCACAAAACGTCGGAGGGTTCGGGTACGGTATCGGAATCTCATTCGGCATACTTCTCCTCATCATAACCATCACCTTGGCTTCTTATTATTGTACTAGAAGCACACAACCGTCGTCACCACCACCGCAATTCAGTTCCCGGCGGCGGAGGAGTGGCAATGGTGCGATCTCCGGCCAACCAGACTCAGACCATTACGTGGTGAACGTGGGTCTTGATGAGGCGACACTTTTGAGCTATCCGATCGTAGCTTATTCAGATGTGAAGATCAAGCGAAAAGATTCAGGCTCTTCGTGTTGTTCGATTTGTTTGGCTGATTACAAGGGGAAAGATTTGCTCCGACAGCTGCCGGACTGCGGCCACCTTTTTCACGTCAAGTGTGTTGACCCGTGGCTCCGGTTGAATCCGACGTGTCCAAATTGCCGGACGACATCTCCGATCCCGACGCCACTTTCGACTCCGTTGGCGGAGGTTGTTCCGCTCACCGGCAGACGGAGTTGA